In one Bacillus thuringiensis genomic region, the following are encoded:
- a CDS encoding anti-sigma-F factor Fin family protein, with amino-acid sequence MEGYYYCRHCGGNVGSINAEKVYSDVLFQLTEQEVVEMIHFHENGNIYIKTICESCQETLASYPEYYEYEKFLQ; translated from the coding sequence ATGGAAGGGTATTATTATTGCAGACACTGCGGAGGTAATGTAGGCTCCATTAACGCAGAAAAAGTATATAGCGACGTTTTATTTCAACTAACGGAGCAAGAAGTAGTAGAAATGATTCATTTTCATGAGAATGGAAATATATATATAAAAACGATTTGTGAATCGTGTCAAGAAACGCTCGCATCTTATCCTGAGTATTATGAGTATGAAAAATTTCTGCAATAA